TGCTGTCGACTATATTGAAACACCTTGAAGTTCAAAAAAAGGTTAGGAATCaaagtttgtttaacattttcaaagtgTTCCTTACCAATACATTTTGACATTTCCAAAGGGTGAAGGAGACTGCACGGGCGTTGAAGGTCATGATGCCCAGACCGAAGATGTTGACACACCCGGTACACCTTCTTGGTTAAGGATGCCAAAGGAGGATGACACAAGTGATGGGGTGAAACACgttgaacttcaaaaaaaGGTTAGGAATCAAAGTTGTGTAGTGGGGTGAAAATCATCCTTACTAATGCTTTATCCTTAGTAATGCATTTTGACCTTCCATAGGATGTCGAAGCAAACTGCACGGAGGATGACACAATGGACGAGTTGGATAAGAAGGTTCATATTGATTTGGAAGAGCCAATAGATGTCGTTGACGATTTCAACGAGGAAATTGGAGTAAAATAGAACCATTATCCACTAAACGACCACACGTCCGGCCCGCACGTAGCAAGCGTGCAAGTGTATACTTGTCAACCCCTTTCACAGCTTTAGTTAAACGGTCTACAAAATCAACCACCACCACCTCTCAGTCTCAACCATCCGTCTATGATGCTATGCACAAAATACATGACGCCCATTTAGATCGACTTAGAGCTTGGATCACAGACAAGCGTACGAAAGATGAGGTGCGTGAAACTTTTCACGGGAAAAAATCGAAGGAATTTTTCAGAGACTTGTTCATGTGTCGTCGGTGGTTGGCGGATGAGGTAAggacttttcttattatttcttatttacagTTTTAGAGCACTTAGTAAAACcatgtttgtaaactaaaaataGTACCTTCAAGAAGTTGGTTTGATTAACCgaattaaatgttttcttttgtttctattagCATTTGGATGCACTCTTTCTTCTCATTCGCTTCAACATTAAGACAGCCATGATACCTTTTGCTCAAAACTTCACAACTGTAGACACACTCTTCATGGTTTGTATTCGCAACCATACTTTATGTACTGAATTTGCTTTTCATATTTGTCTTATTGTCTTATTGTATTTGATATACATgcatgtgtgttttttttccttccagaGACTATTAGTTGCGAAGTGGCCTGAATACCAAGAATGTATTAAAGAGAATCGACCATTTCACTGGATGGAGGAGTATCGGTTGGTTGACTATGTTGTCGGATCAAAACAAGATTTTCAAGATCCTTGGGTGAATGTTGATTACATTTACTCTCCATTCAATATCCATGGCAATCATTGGATTCTATTATGCTTGGACTTGGTACGTTGTCAAGTTAAGGTATGGGATTCGCTTCCGTCGCTTACGAGTGCCGAAGATATGAGAAGCATATTAATGCCAATTCGAGAGATGGTGCCAAATTTGCTCGATACTACTGGATTCTTTGTTAAGAGAGGCGGATCATCAACACACAAGGAACCTTGGCCACTAGTCATTGTCGACTCCATTCCACTGCAACGCAACAATAGTGATTGTGGTGTATTTACAATTAAGTATTTCGAATATGAAGCTTCTGGTTTAGATGTAGCTACATTATGTTAAGAAAACATgacatattttagaaaacaattggcATTTCAATTATGGACCAACAATCCCATGTATTGACTTTTAGTTCCAACTTTTGAAGGAATTGTATATGTTCCAaactatgtacataaatagttttatataatggaatgaataccatttttgttttatggtatgaaatttttatttcattctcttggaaaattgtaaagtgtgcagaacttttatataatgtaCAACAATGCAGGTGAGAGCAACATTCTCATGCTCTTAGAATTAGGAAGGCTAATTTATCCCACACTGTATGAAAATTTCACCTCTTTGAATGCTAATTGTTTTTGGCAGGTGTCTTAGAAACATTTTTGGATTTCTGATGTATGAATATAGGCATTCTTGATGTGTTACCGATGGTGGAGCAGAACTTTGTGGTGGCTGCGGAACTGCAGAAGCAATGGGTTCAGGTTCtgcatcaaaatcaattaaacttCCAGAAGGTTCCAATTTAGTTTCCACGACATTCTCACTGATGGACCCTAAGCTACTTGAAGAGGCAGTTCtctgaaatttaaataatgcATGGTGTTAGTTTAAATACGATGTAATCCATAAACAATGGAAAAAGGCAATAGTAATCTTATCTGATGGAGATTCAAAAATTGGAGGTAGGTCACCTGACCGACCAAATGATCTGGAGGTATCCAGTCCCCCCATGGTACGACCTGTTAGGGGTATTTTGGGAGAGAATGTATCTCCACTTCGTGTTATTGAACCACCAAAAAGTAGTGGTACGACCAAGGTTGTTGATAGCTCTGTGCATTAACATTTCATCCTTCTGAGAACTGGTATCTGTCCATTTATTTGAGcctttcatttaaaattgatcACGTTTGGTCTGTTCTTGTTATCTCAGCAAGAGCCTCCTCTATATGACGGTGGTAAAGTATTGGACTTGGTCGTTGCATACATTAACAGGTTATGATATGATAAAATGTGGGGAATGTAAGTTTACCATGATACAAGAGTGGTCTAGAGAATTATGCTTGGTATTCAATGCCCATTGAAATAGTTTTAGTTAGCTCCTCGTGAAAAATGGATTTGTATATAGCCTCACGTAGAAggttttcattataaaaacCTCTTATGTAGGAACAATTGATCCTCATTACCAATAGCAGCATTTTGATCTGTGTCTTGTTCTGTACCTTTGTTGTTAACCAGCCGGCTTTATACATTACTTATCATTAGCTCAGTCTTGCTACTAGCTGAACTTTCATAATCAACTCATCGACATTAATTGTCACTCCTTTGagtgttattaattattgttttttccatTGAGATTACTATGCTTGAAGAGGTGGTTCATATGCTTGAAGAGGTTGAACCTTGTAACTTTATTGACATTGTTGTCAAGAAAGAATgtgaaaactaaaagtaatcaGCAAGATTTGAATCATTACTACTGCAGTAGCAAAAGGAGAGCAGTTATTGAGTTCTAAAGCAcacaatattatttacttcTCACGGATGGTTCAAACATTATTCTTTACAGCTTTGGAGTTGTTCTAATGGAAGTACCAACAGAAAAGAAGCCCATTTTCTAAGACACCTGCCAGGAAAGCAACAGGAAAGCAGAATGAGATATCTAAAAGGTAATCTGAAAGAGATGGTAGATCCCAGCATATCATAGGCTCAGGTGGAGAACGCAGTCAAAGTTGTAAGGATCGCACTTTGCTGCACGACTAAGATTCCATCTACAAGGCCCTCTATGCAAATGGTGGTTCATATGCTTGAAAAGGCTGAACCTTGTAACTTTATTGACATTGTTGTCAAGAATGaatgtaaaaactaaaagtaatcaGCAAGATTTGCATCATTACTACTGCAGTAGCAAAAGGAGAGCATTTATTGAGTTTAGTGTTAGGTCATAATAGGATTTCAAGTCTTTCTCAAAAAGCTTGAAATGCCAAAGGAGAACATTTCTGTTAAAAACGACCTCCTGCTTTAGCTATGAAGTTCTACCTTATTCAAACTTTACAGAAAGATGAGattaaagtgaaaaatattcCTTAAACTCAAGAGCACGGCTGTACAGAAACTTGTGACACAGTTGTACAATTTATAGAACAGATTCAGATCAAATAAGGGCATAGAACAAAATATACACTCAGAAATTCATATTCTGCACAAGTTCGCAGTCAACAGAAATTTATAGAACAGATGCCAAAGGAGAGCATTTCTGTTAAAAACCAAATACCATGTAAAATGGTTGTTACACGCAACGTAATACAaacattgtaaaaaaaaaatacaatgaataaatattttataaacagtTCACAGTaggataaataaaaagagaaggaaagtcTTGAAGTTGCAGAAGAAAAGTCTTCAACTTAGAATTGTCAGTGAGATGACTTTAGTGATCTTGCAAACAACACAGGACACAATTTTATAAGCATCTTCCACCTGCATTAAAACAATGAACCTTTTTTACATCGTGATCATGCAAACAACTCAAGCACAAACCAAGCAAGTATAAAACTATTACTACGTACCAAGACGGGTACTAATCTTGTATGCTCGACTTCTGAATGTATGAAATTGGATTGGTACACGTTAATATATTGTGGCCTGTTTCTTTACATCGACCACATTTATGCAATTTTGGTGCTTTACCGACACTTGGAATCCTATTTTTCTTCGGTCAACCAACTCTTTTACCTACTTTCGGAGGTAAGACAGTCATATGTACATATTCTTCAGTTGTCTTCCATTCCGACTGATTCCTAACTGGGTAGACGACCTCTGAATATGCTGCCAACAAACATTCATTAGTGTAATAGTTAGCACATAagctataaacatttatattgcGATCCCGTGCAACAACAATGGCATGTGCGCATGGTAGTTGCTCAGCTTGAAACTCCTTACAAGTGCACTCTTGAGTATGAAGATTTACGACCTCCTCTTTATCTAAATCCTTAACATGGAATTGGTAACAATCAATTGGGTTGACTTTCATTGTCAAAGCTCgttcttatttcttttgtagaaCTAACTCTGCCCATTTAGTCAATGTAGACGTCACTTTAATGTCGTCTTCTCGACGCTCCCAAAACCAACGTTGTAGCAAAGCTCGAACATGTTCAAGGAATGAAGCAATAGGCAAATCTCTAGGTTCTTTCAGTATAGAATTCATGGACTCTGctttatttgttgtcatcatATTATATCGTCTTCTTGGACAGTGAAAACGAGACCAACGTGTTATTCAAACATCGTTTAGATATTTTCCTGAATCATTAGGAAATGCAAGAATATTTCTCCACGCTTCTGAGAACGTTGATTCACGATATGTTCTAGATGCATTGTAAAACAAAGTAGCTATAGTGTCATTCTTgtatttatcattcaaattttgagtcaaGTGTTGGACACAAAGTCCATGGAATGCGAAGGGAAAAACCGATGCAATACACttagaaaaacatgtttttcgaTCTGTCACAAAGCCTAGATTAGGCACCTCTCCTATTGCacctttcaatttctctaaGAACCACTGTATTGAAGCATTTGTTTCTCTGTCCACCACTCCAAAGGAAAGaggataaatttgattgttaccaTCCAAGCAAACAGCAACTATCAACTAACCCCGATATTTGTTCTTAAGGAATGTTCCATCCATGACTATAACCGGTCTAATGCAGTTTAAGAATCCTCGAACACATGGACCAACAgccataaaaagatatttgaagaaacGATCATCTTCAAGTTCCATGTGAAATATTGTACCTACATTTGCAAGTTTGAGAGCTTCACCATATCTAAGCAATAGATTATATGACTCTTCAGGACACCCGCGCACTTCGTTCATACGCATTTTCTCTAGCGCGCCATGCTTTTTCATAACTCATATTTATGCCATAGTCTTGCCTCATGTCTTCTATGAGATATCACGTGGTTTGTATAGACGACCGACTCCCTTGAAACTTTGACTTTATTAATTCTCCAACAACCCAAGATTTTGCTTGCCTATGGTCACGAttcaaaacgtcaagagaACATGAATGAACTTTGacatactttttaatcttaattatatttgaatcctTCAATCTCATCGCTCGCAGTCTCCAACCACACTTGTTGTCAATGCATCTAACAAAGAGAACCTCTTTTGTAGACTTTTTTACTACaaactgaagaaaaaaaattcatcgcCAAGACACTTAATCTCATTGACAaatcttttttggaaaaaaatatttgtcctaCATCAAACTCCTCACTTGTAGAGCTTTCTTCGGACCAATCATTCCTGTCTGTCTTCAACTTTTGGCTAGAAGAGCTGTAACGAActttagattttcctttgcaatCTTTCGTAGGAGCATCTCTATGTTGTGGGATGTCAAATGATTCACTATTCATCTCTACTGGCTCCCATGTAAAAGTCTCATCTTTCGAATCATATGACTCATATGATTCCCAAATAGTCGAAGTGGTCCCTATCACGTTATCACACAagccaacttcaacttcacgaACATGAActtcattctcatttaatGTATCCATGACAATTGGAGGATGAGGGTTTAAGTTATGAGCTTGGTTGCTGCCAGATACTAAATTGTAATCTTTGCTTAAcacttttttgctttgattaCTTTTAGGCTCAAATGAGACGTATAAAGGGACCTCTAATGGATTTTCACTAAGAAGATAAAACCTTAAATCACGATCATTGCTTAACTCAAATGGAGGAGCTTCGTGTTCCACTTTTATCTCATATATGCATCTTATCATTACGTCGAACTTTGAAGGGTCAACTTCTGCAAGGTCATATAATTCTGCCTGTAAATCTTTGAAGGGTACTTTTATCTCATATATGCATCTTATCGTTGTCAGTAAAGAATTATAC
This DNA window, taken from Cucumis sativus cultivar 9930 chromosome 6, Cucumber_9930_V3, whole genome shotgun sequence, encodes the following:
- the LOC116404548 gene encoding uncharacterized protein LOC116404548 is translated as MSHVPMLVRYGGTWDERRRKYEGGMLKGIVVSKNYMTLQKYNSLLTTIRCIYEIKVPFKDLQAELYDLAEVDPSKFDVMIRCIYEIKVEHEAPPFELSNDRDLRFYLLSENPLEVPLYVSFEPKSNQSKKVLSKDYNLVSGSNQAHNLNPHPPIVMDTLNENEVHVREVEVGLCDNVIGTTSTIWESYESYDSKDETFTWEPVEMNSESFDIPQHRDAPTKDCKGKSKVRYSSSSQKLKTDRNDWSEESSTSEEFDVGQIFFSKKDLSMRLSVLAMNFFSSVCSKKVYKRGSLC